One Alicyclobacillus vulcanalis genomic region harbors:
- a CDS encoding glycosyltransferase family 2 protein has product MSTQARPSREWRLRAERDVRDVRDVRDVRVDAGHEPGARDERRPAPARLISVVVPVFNEADVLATTHERLTAVLETLPFAFEILYVNDGSTDASAQLLDALAARDPRARVIHFARNFGHQVAITAGIDAAKGDAVVVIDADLQDPPDLIPDLVAKWLEGYDVVLARRAIRFGETWFKRLTAAAFYRVLNRLTDVEIPVDVGDFRLMDRRVCEVLRALPEHRRFVRGLVAWMGFRQTEVEYVRQPRFAGESKYPLARMVRLALDAITSFSARPLGWALYAGSASAILGIAFAVVFAVLAAIAGRIVDLVMLALSGGVALTGGVLIAIGLLGLYLASVLEEVRGRPLYIVDRVVASGEAVEADAGGGA; this is encoded by the coding sequence ATGTCTACACAGGCCAGGCCCAGTCGTGAGTGGCGTTTGCGCGCGGAGCGCGATGTGCGCGATGTGCGCGATGTGCGCGATGTGCGTGTCGATGCCGGGCACGAACCGGGTGCCCGCGACGAGCGGCGCCCGGCGCCCGCGCGCCTTATCTCCGTCGTGGTCCCTGTCTTCAACGAGGCAGACGTGCTAGCGACCACGCACGAACGGCTCACGGCGGTGCTCGAGACGCTTCCGTTTGCCTTTGAGATTCTCTACGTCAACGACGGCAGCACGGACGCCTCTGCGCAGCTCTTGGACGCCCTGGCCGCGCGCGATCCCCGCGCGCGGGTCATCCACTTCGCCCGCAACTTCGGCCATCAAGTGGCTATCACCGCCGGGATCGACGCGGCGAAGGGCGATGCGGTGGTCGTGATCGACGCGGATTTGCAGGACCCTCCGGACCTCATCCCGGACCTCGTCGCCAAGTGGCTCGAGGGATACGACGTGGTGCTTGCGCGGCGCGCCATTCGCTTTGGGGAGACGTGGTTCAAGCGCCTGACGGCAGCCGCGTTTTACCGGGTGCTGAACCGCTTGACCGACGTCGAAATCCCCGTCGACGTGGGCGACTTTCGCCTGATGGACCGCAGAGTGTGCGAGGTCCTGAGGGCGCTGCCGGAACATCGCCGGTTCGTGCGCGGGCTCGTGGCTTGGATGGGCTTTCGCCAGACCGAGGTGGAATATGTGCGCCAACCCAGGTTTGCCGGCGAGTCGAAATACCCGCTCGCCCGCATGGTGCGCCTGGCGCTTGACGCCATCACCTCGTTCTCCGCTCGGCCCCTTGGCTGGGCGCTGTACGCGGGGAGTGCCTCGGCGATCCTCGGCATCGCATTCGCCGTGGTGTTCGCGGTTCTGGCCGCGATCGCGGGCCGGATTGTGGACCTTGTGATGCTCGCGCTTTCCGGGGGCGTGGCCTTAACCGGCGGCGTGCTCATCGCCATTGGGCTTCTGGGGCTCTACCTCGCAAGCGTGCTCGAAGAGGTCCGCGGCCGCCCCTTGTATATCGTCGATCGCGTCGTCGCCTCGGGCGAGGCGGTCGAGGCGGATGCAGGAGGTGGCGCGTGA
- a CDS encoding glycosyltransferase 87 family protein — MAARLVEACASRARALPAWAWALAVGAASVALQLALAASTRGYVADQAIFLRWAEAVRTLGFARAYEAGGIDYPPVYLELVSAYAWAAHALGLSIRPGTLAAKLPGILIYAAFMPWVWRLSHGVRASRRRLAFAFYCLNPVLLFDTAVWGQVDVLDATLALGSVWLAAKRPFAAGAAFGLGLASKFEAIVVLPVLVAAGWAKPPRLPRIGAMAAGALVPFALSCLPLLPSGVLPMITSAYIHTTSEYPDLSLNAMNIWFYFLDSSPFQSDSARFVLGLTYKQVGLLLLAAGCAFALLYLARSRRSLVLRQMVAASFVALSFFMLATEMHERYIALAATLLSWLAASARRLVWVAWAIVTTGFWNLWVVCFGAVNAQQDAWMVYLNLAAYLGMAALMVQDMRRRPRSPRSRRTAEAAE; from the coding sequence ATGGCCGCGCGCCTGGTGGAGGCATGCGCCTCAAGGGCCCGCGCGCTGCCCGCGTGGGCATGGGCGCTCGCCGTAGGCGCAGCGTCGGTCGCGCTTCAGCTCGCCCTCGCGGCGTCGACGCGCGGGTACGTCGCGGACCAGGCCATCTTCTTGCGCTGGGCCGAGGCGGTGCGGACGCTCGGTTTCGCGCGAGCCTATGAAGCGGGCGGGATCGACTATCCCCCCGTGTATCTCGAGCTCGTCAGCGCCTATGCCTGGGCGGCCCATGCGCTTGGCCTGAGCATCCGCCCGGGGACCTTGGCGGCCAAGCTGCCGGGCATTCTCATCTACGCGGCCTTCATGCCCTGGGTGTGGCGGCTGTCGCACGGCGTGCGCGCATCGAGGCGGCGCCTGGCGTTTGCGTTCTACTGCCTCAACCCGGTGCTCTTGTTTGATACGGCCGTGTGGGGGCAGGTGGACGTGCTCGATGCGACGCTCGCGCTCGGGTCCGTCTGGCTCGCCGCCAAACGCCCGTTTGCCGCGGGCGCCGCGTTCGGCTTGGGCCTCGCCTCGAAATTCGAGGCCATCGTCGTGCTCCCCGTCCTCGTGGCCGCAGGCTGGGCCAAGCCACCCCGGCTTCCCCGAATCGGCGCGATGGCGGCGGGCGCGCTCGTCCCTTTCGCCCTGTCGTGTCTTCCGCTCCTCCCGAGCGGCGTGTTGCCCATGATCACCTCGGCGTACATTCACACGACGAGCGAGTATCCGGATCTGAGCCTGAACGCCATGAACATTTGGTTCTACTTTCTTGATTCCTCGCCGTTTCAATCGGACAGCGCTCGGTTCGTCCTCGGCCTCACCTATAAACAAGTCGGACTTCTGCTTCTCGCCGCCGGGTGCGCCTTCGCCCTTCTGTACCTTGCGCGATCACGGCGTTCGCTGGTGCTTCGCCAGATGGTGGCGGCCTCGTTTGTCGCCCTGTCGTTTTTCATGCTGGCGACTGAGATGCACGAGCGCTACATCGCGCTCGCGGCCACGCTTCTTTCCTGGCTCGCTGCATCGGCGCGTCGCTTGGTTTGGGTCGCCTGGGCCATCGTGACGACGGGGTTTTGGAACCTGTGGGTGGTTTGTTTCGGCGCGGTCAACGCGCAACAGGACGCCTGGATGGTGTACCTAAACCTCGCCGCGTACCTTGGCATGGCGGCCCTCATGGTTCAGGACATGCGTCGTCGCCCGCGCTCGCCGCGCTCGCGGCGCACTGCCGAAGCAGCCGAATGA
- a CDS encoding precorrin-2 dehydrogenase/sirohydrochlorin ferrochelatase family protein: protein MRGGTVSNPRVPVWLKPRGMTCVVVGGGPVAARRAGRLAEAGAEVVMLSPTLCPEAAELVQRGFVAWRERPYRPGDLAHAALAVAATDDPAVNAAVREEARSRGIWCNRADDASDSDLDFASVTCFGDVSISIATGGKRPDLAKRLRQALEDDLATGGDAFIRLLRQCAASAASAGDDACPEP, encoded by the coding sequence GTGCGAGGGGGTACGGTATCGAACCCGCGCGTTCCCGTCTGGCTGAAACCGCGCGGCATGACCTGCGTCGTCGTGGGCGGCGGGCCCGTCGCGGCGAGGCGCGCAGGGCGCCTGGCGGAAGCGGGGGCCGAGGTCGTGATGCTGAGCCCCACCCTCTGTCCCGAAGCTGCGGAACTCGTGCAGCGCGGCTTCGTGGCGTGGCGAGAGCGCCCATACCGGCCGGGCGATCTCGCCCACGCTGCGCTCGCCGTGGCGGCCACCGACGATCCGGCGGTCAACGCCGCGGTGCGCGAGGAGGCGCGATCGCGCGGAATCTGGTGCAACCGGGCAGACGACGCCTCCGATAGCGATCTCGACTTTGCAAGCGTCACTTGCTTCGGCGATGTCTCCATTTCCATCGCAACGGGCGGCAAGCGGCCCGATCTCGCCAAGCGCCTTCGACAGGCGCTCGAAGACGACCTGGCGACGGGCGGCGACGCCTTCATTCGGCTGCTTCGGCAGTGCGCCGCGAGCGCGGCGAGCGCGGGCGACGACGCATGTCCTGAACCATGA